The following coding sequences are from one Ficedula albicollis isolate OC2 chromosome 14, FicAlb1.5, whole genome shotgun sequence window:
- the NMRAL1 gene encoding nmrA-like family domain-containing protein 1 isoform X2, with the protein MAGKKLIVVFGATGAQGGSVARALLDDGTFAVRAVTRSPGKKEAEELRRRGAEVVKADQDDEASLERALAGAYGAFIVTNFWEHCSKEKEIEQGRHLADLSKRQGLRHVVFSGLENVHKLTGGRLEVLHFDGKGVVEEYFQKSGVPTTIIRLPFYFENFLSIFKPQKKQGDTFVLELPMGDTPMDAMAVEDLGPIVLSLLKSPGEYIGQVIGLSTGKLTEAEYAAILSQQTGKNVTASKITPEEYEKREFPGAKELAAMFRFYTLKPDRNVALTMKLNPKARTFQQWLGDNKNAF; encoded by the exons ATGGCCGGGAAGAAGCTGATCGTGGTGTTCGGGGCCACCG GGGCCCAGGGGGGCAGCGTGGCCCGGGCGCTGCTGGACGATGGCACCTTCGCGGTGCGCGCCGTGACGCGGAGCCCCGGGAAGAAGGAGGCGGAGGAGCTGCGGCGGAGGGGAGCCGAGGTGGTGAAGGCGGATCAGGACGACGAGGCATCGCTGGAGCGGGCCTTGGCGGGTGCCTACGGAGCCTTTATTGTCACCAACTTCTGGGAACACTGcagcaaggagaaggaaatCGAGCAG gggcGGCATCTGGCTGACCTGTCCAAGCGCCAGGGTCTGCGCCACGTTGTGTTCAGTGGCCTGGAGAACGTGCACAAGCTGACAGGGGGCCGGCTGGAGGTGCTGCACTTTGATGGCAAGGGCGTGGTGGAGGAATACTTCCAGAAAAGTGGGGTTCCCACCACCATCATCCGGCTGCCCTTCTACTTTGAGAACTTCCTCTCCATCTTCAAGCCACAGAAGAAGCAGGGAGACACCTTTGTCCTGG AGCTGCCCATGGGGGACACCCCAATGGATGCCATGGCTGTGGAGGACCTTGGGCCCATTGTGCTTTCCCTGCTGAAGTCTCCAGGGGAGTACATTGGCCAAGTGATAGGGCTCAGCACGGGCAAGCTCACCGAGGCAGAGTACGCTGccatcctctcccagcagaCGGGCAAGAATGTGACAGCCAGCAAG ATCACCCCTGAGGAGTATGAGAAGCGGGAGTTCCCTGGGGCCAAGGAGTTGGCTGCCATGTTCCGTTTCTACACCCTGAAGCCAGACCGCAACGTGGCCCTGACCATGAAACTGAACCCCAAGGCTCGCACCTTCCAGCAGTGGCTGGGGGACAACAAGAATGCCTTCTga